DNA sequence from the Sphaeramia orbicularis chromosome 13, fSphaOr1.1, whole genome shotgun sequence genome:
CCACACACACCTTAATTATCATAGACAGGGTATTATGGGATGTAGCATTGGCTTGAAAGTCAGTCAGATTCTGCATGTTTCATCTGTGGACCAGAAGAAACAAATGAGAGAAAAGTGACTTAAACTATAAATATATTATGACACAttctttaaaatcacagtcagctTAATGTCAGAATTAAAAAAGCATCAGAAACTCAACAAATATGCTGACATATCACATTTAAATGCCTaatacatgagaaaaaaaaacaacttcacaaAAAAATTTATAAATGTGTATTATTTGCCTGCCTTCACCTGACTAAACCCACATTACACATTCAATAAAAGAGCATTTATGAATGTCTAAGAATGTCTGCATCAGTCACAAGACTGAGCTTTACATCTCTATTCTTCTTCTCATATAAGGTGTCCTCAATAAACAGGATCTGTGGAAGGATGTTTCATCTGCCTGAAGTGTCTGTTCTCTTTATAGTGTGTTTGCCTGGGTCTCAATCCTCCAGAGGTTCATGAAATTAAGGCTGTTGTCATAAAGCATTAAAACAGATTTCAGTTGGGATATGAGATAATGACCTCATACATTGTTGGgttttaaaacagacaaaatgttgaaattacacttatgttGAATTTTACACATTAATGCAACATAACCAACTTTGTTCTTTGTTACTTTTGATGTACAGTCTAGTGAAAAGGTCTTGGAACACCTttggtttttgcagggttgaaatgaccatacatatttatttctcgttctcatttttttcacttgaaacaagaaaatacaggaaatatgtgtacagccttaaaagacacaaaaaaaatgaactaaatggatGGTAAAGgttaaagacactatttaatgtgacccctgaccccatgataagCGGTAGAAATAGtttgaaacatctgacgtgtgttggatgaaacctggtataaaacaccaTCACAATACATACAATTCATACATACAGATcgcatattgtctgaacaaaagggtgaaAAAACATGTTAAGAGCAAACGGAGGCCACATCAGATACTACCActttagaagctgtttttttttttgcccccgaaacttttgtttttactgatgtACATACTAAACGTATATCCAGATTGGAGCTTAATACAGAGACTCtaatatgtgtggtcattagaactttcctaaaccaacaaacctaattttGGCCAAGAACGTTTTAaaatattaaccctataacaccgaacgtatcacatttgatacatgagttttgaagccctctacatgatccgtgtgatattttatttccttgaaaaacctgatggatACAAATAGATACATgcgatacacagataatccaccaggggggaggaattcgttcaccagaggccttccagtgacactacaagattgtcaggaggcggaactttgccaattttgaaaaggaattaccaatttgtttggcatgtttgtgttatattatgtttttgtttgttcaaaaataataatatttgagcattgagacttgGTGCAtttaatatgatacaaaattgaaaatcagacatgaaaattgatatttgcaaaaaaaaaaaaaaaaaaaaaaaaatggggggggggggggtgttcagaaggaccaataaaggctccagtttcaaagaactggaattttctgtcaataatttaatggttcaaggTTGACATTGTTAAATATGGATGTGTATTGAAATACTAAATTATAAGCACAGGTAAAAGAGGCAATTAGTTGGAAACCATAATATAAGCTCAGCTTCAAGTCCAAAAGAATGAAGATGATTTTGAAGACATTCCCTTGAGATTATCCAGAATTTTCACATTCATGAGGATGTGAGGATGACAATGGGATGGACAGCTCCAAAACATAAtgcaaaatattgaataaaatgtaATTGTCATGCTAAGCTATGTAGCAATGTTACGTCTGCTGGTGTGTACATGCAAAAATATAGCATTATTTGTAAATCACTCAGTTATTATTAAGTGAGCTGGTAATAAATGATTCTTAATTAATGCAAATAATAATATAGAGTGCAGAATATACATCATAAATCATCTTTAATAACAATTTTTGTTCTACTTACAACATTTCCCATCTTTTTTCATCGCACATaatgaacaacaaacaacaacaacgtgGAAACTGTTCATACTAGACTTGATGTTGGAAACCTTACATGTAGGGAATATCAATATCATTATCAATACAGTTATTATAGAACCAATTTTCCATTTTAGTATTAAAAAATTGCAGTGTGAATTATACCACAAatctattgatttatttttccgctgatttagatttttttattcattaaaagaagttttacaacataaattaaatgtttcatcaACATAACATCAGTATTATAAAGAATAAAAGCTGATTTTGTTTGTTGCAAAGATGCAGATACAGATTGACAGATTGATTGGGAAATTCAGCATGTTTGTATGAACTGATATAATTTCtatcataatcatcaaaatttaatATCAGATGGCAAGACATTTTTTGATACTAGACAGTTGTTATGACAATCTTATATGTATGATTCTTATATGTAATCCttatatcatttttttgtatcatgtTGCACTATTTTTAAATCATGATGTCCTACTGGATATGTTTTCGTATTGTCTCTTTATCACAGTGGAAAAGTTTATCTTATACTCTGCAGAGATCAGACGTAGAGAACACATTTGGTAGGACATCATGATATAAAAGTAGTGCAATGTGATATGAAAGAATGATATTAGGATTATatataagaataatataaaagatTGCATATAAGATTGTCCTAACAGTATCTAAGCAACTTGGTCAGAACTATTAAGGTATTCAGTCTGATATCGAACCCTATGTAGatataaaacactttaaattcTACTAAAGTTAATGTCATTTAAGTGGTGACAGTTTGACGGAGAGATCTGGACGGACTGATGCCctattatgtgtgttttttgctgATTTAGTGCCATCGCTGAATCTTTTTCAGCTATAGTGAAAAGTGAAGTGTTGTATTGATCGTTGGCACTGAGATGATTCTGCTGAGTGGACAGTTTGTAGAGTGGGGTCACGTATTTCAGTTGTATCCAGTACAAAGCAGTTTGTGAAGTGTTGAGCAAAATATTTTGGCAGTCTCTCAAAACTTTTTGAGTGCATGCCAAAACATCTTTCTCCTTTTTGCTTTCAGCTCCAGTCTGAAAAAGCAAAGTCTGGTGGATGTCTGTTTGTGACCTGTAGATGTCACTGTCATTGATATGAAGTGCACGTCTAGTGTCAGTGAGTCCAGTCAATACAGGACTGAGAGTGTGGTAGGATCCCAGAAGAGACGCTGACCATTATTATATTTATCTAATATTTCCaacttaatcttttttttttatgtcagcgAACTGATAATCCATGGAAAGCTTGTAACTTACTATCATTACATTCATTTTAATGTTAACCTTAAATGTATCAGTAGTAATGTGTGACTGTTTGTTTTGCTTAAGGGACGATGTTAAACTTGAATTTAAATGTCGTTTAACACTACAGGTTAAGGAGCTCTAAATGAAATTGGCTTTTATTACTGTGCATGTAAGATTCAGGGACTCATGTTAGAACAAAGGTTAAGTTAGGTTAAATGGACTTGTGTGGAAACTGAGCACGGAGTCAAATGTTACTGAACGCCAAACAAAAGATTTGAAAAACAGTGATCTGATGAAAAAACAGGTGAACTCATACTTTTAAAACTACTtcgtcttttttatttattttttctattctgtCACACATTTTGGAAATCAGCCACCATAGGGTCAAAGTATTTTATAAGACAATCATCAGTATGTCTGTAATCCAAATAGATATGTTTATTAGTTAAAAGTCTTGCTTGAACAGCACTCCAGCCAGGAACTGTATGATATCTCCAGAGCTGGCTTTACATCCCCTGCTTAGTAATTAACAGACTAGCTGATTATTAACATAAAGCTCTGGGGTCTAATTGCACAATCTCCAGTTTTCAGATGTTTGACAAACAAGTTGACTCTGTATGGTGCAGCTTAGGGGCTCGTCAGTTCTTTACGCAAGCTCTCTGTCAACAAACAGGGCTGCAGGGGATTGAACCAAACACTGTCCAAACAAACTTCTGCTGGTTCACAGTGGCTCCCACCAACGCAAATAACACTGCAGattatgaatcttttttttttttttttttttttttgttactctgtttttattgttgttttggaTTTTGTTCAATataaacataagggacatttgggatacactgaccataaaaaccctttgtgactaacaattggtttcagtaatgtgatgttgaaatgaacattgtccatttctcccatttatcatTACACTGCTCTTCTTTagtcctcaatctatgggtcagaatctccatctcaaatattccattcacaatttgtagccagtcgttagttgtaggtggttccaatctgcaccatttttttttttttttggtaaaagccTTTTAACAGGCTAGTAATAGTGTTTTAAATAAATGCTGATTATGAATCTTATTGTCAAAATTATGGCATGAATTAAAACCCAAGCTTTCATTAGTACAAAATAAGGTATATTTCTAAAAGCTACAAGAGATGGTTTGTAATGTATATGAGTGCTAAACATATTGGACATAGAGAAATCAGATATTTAATAACTTTAACATGTAAATCTTTGTTGTGCCCCAATAAAATTCAAGGACATTTCCACTTTAATCAGATTTTGATTTAGTAGATGGGTATTCTTTTGTAATAGAGATGTAATCACAGTcacattaatattaaaaaaaaaaaaaaaaaaaaaaaaaaaagatgatcccatgttttcatttttatgaacTAATGAGGACATATTTTTTGAGAACAATAGAATTCTTTTCATGCTTGTGGCCATAAATTACAGGACTTAGACCTCCTGGAGCAAGTGGTCTAAGGGATACATAGTCAAAGTACCTGACATGAACAAAAAACATTCAATCAATCTGAAGGACAGCAGTTTCAATGAATGGAAACCACAGGTGGATGAGTCACAAAAGCAGctggaaaacatgaaaaaacactgATCCGAGGCCTTTGGAAGTTGACTTATGATCTTAATGCAGTTTTggagttttggtcattttcattatTTCAGCAATAcagcatattcattcattcattcattttctgaacctgctttatcctcactagggtcacgggggtcgctggagcctatttcAGCTACTTATGGACGAAGCCGGGGTATATCCTGGAAAtgccaccagttcatcgcagggctgaacatatagagacaaaaaatcactttcacattcacacctatgggcaatttagattaacctattagtgtatgtctttggatggtgggaggaagctggagtatccAAACAGAACctacgcagacatggggagaacatacaaactctacacagaaaggtcccacgaTACagcatatatttatttttattttatttattttaatacgcGTTATCAAGAGGTCAAGCTGACTTGCAGGTGACATATGATGACTTCTTGTAGATGCTAAAGGGCGGATGGTGCAAAGAAAGTTGAGAGAATACAGGGAAAACACAAGGAATAGAGATGAATGATCAGTGAACCCTGCAACACAGGGTCATGAAAAATGCCACCTAGTACTTTAGAACAGTACTGGCTGTCAGCGAAACTGGTGTAACAATAAAGTAAATATACAAAATGAAACAGGACATAAGGGTGGTGCACTGGTTAACACATTGTGTGGAGTgtgtgttctccccgtgtctgtttGGGTTGTCTCTGGGTACATCGGATTCCTTCaaccatccaaacaaatgtaccataaCAGATTAATTGATCAAACTAaattggatgtgagagttgtttgtctgtaaatgtccactctgtgatgaactgggttCACCCCACCCTCACCTGTTGGTAACTCTGGCAACCTTCACaaggactaagtggttcagaaaatggatggatggatatcatATAAAATAGAGCAGAATGTACAACCAAAATGTCAAGAGTGAATATGTCTCAGTGTTCACGTCATATCAGTTACTGACAGCATGACTCTATCAGACAgaagtgtaaatgtaaataacgtGTGATGAGTGACATGCTGATGCGAAAGGAAATTATCACTAGATTCTTGAACCTGATCATTAGGCTTTGCAAAACTCTGTTTGCCAAACCCTCACATGTAGTTTCAAAATTGACATGTGAAGGAGTAATTATGCTTTCCTCATTTCATATCTGTCAGTCACTGAAATAAATCTCCCAGTGTCAAAACCCTAAAGTAAAGTTGATAGGAAAGCAGCGCCACACATACAATGAAAACACCACCCAACAGCTGCTTTTCAAAGCTAACAATATGGGCAAGTCATTACATGCCTGTGCTGTCTAAATGGTGCATCATGGCTCAGACTTTCAGTGTGTTCTGTGTTTTGGTTGTCTATCATGTTTATTCTTGAAAATGTTGTGAGCATTCATTCCCTCAGGGTCAGGTCTGCTGAAATCATCATAAAGCTTTCCAGAACTGTTTTTATCTCTTACACATACATGCCCATATGCACAAtagacaaagtgataaaaatgcAGCCTGCACGTAATATCTGACTCGTTGTTCCTCCTCAAATAAGGTCAAATACGCACATGTGCCAGCAGAGTCAACAGATCAATACATTTTACGCAACACAATGGTGCTGGGGCCTTATAAATACCGTAGCGCATGGAAGTTCAGAACAGAGGAGTACACTGCAAGGCTTCAAGCAGTTCTCAAACTCAACAGTAAAACAGCAGATTAGTTTGAGTTTTGTTCAGGAATTAATTTTGAGTGTaacttatttattttcaaaatgcaaGCGATTCGTTGCTCAGTTTGTGCCAGCCGTGCTGTTGGAGGCCTGCAAAGACCAACCAACAAGAGTATAATCAGGAAGGAAGCTGCCTGCATCCGTTTTCTAAGGTAAGCTCTAACATCCATGGAAAATCAGGCATAACGTTAAATTACACTGCATTCATTCTTACCTGTCACTTTTAAATCAGGTGTGTTTTTGGTACAGTTTAATTAAGTCATTGCATGATCATCCATTTTCACTACACTGCATTGTAGGACAAAAGTATTCAATATCTTTAAAATGCATGTGGCCTTGACATTAAGTTTTGCAATAACATATTGCCTTAGTCTAAATACAGTGTCCAATTTTGCCCTGTGGGTTAGACTTAAATGTAAAGTTTTCTAGTTTTAGAGGAACGCATACTTTATCTTCACTAGGTTTATTCAAACAACAAGTAAGTTCACCAGCGTAGAAATGTTTTAATCTCCcgttgtaatatttttttcacagcaGTTCTGAGACCAGCATACTCAGCAACGCACAGCCCGAAGTCCAGAAGATGGTGGAATGGGCAGAAGCCATGCACATGAGCAATGCTTCTCCAAGTGCCGACCGTGGGTTTTACACTGTGCCTTTTGCACAGGTGGGTCAGGCTCATACATGTATACCAGTCCAATGTACTAAACTGTGAGACCAGGACTTTAAtctctgtatttttctgtttttagctGGGGGGAAACCTCTCTCAAGACTCCATAATTAAAAGAGCAGCCTCAATGGTCACAGACAGTTCAAGTACTTTCCTTTCCCAGGCGACATCGGCCCTCATCGATGCCCTTACAGATTATTCAAAGGTAGGTACAGGTACTTcttcaaacattttaaataacTCTCACAAGCCCAGAGCAGTATATCAAACCTCTGCctttcctgtatttattctgttttctatCAGTCTGCATCAGTTGTCTTTCATCTGGTTCTTTTAAAGCCCAGATTTAACTCTTTTAGTCTGAAAATGGATAATTTTAAGGAAACTAAAGTCACTGTTTTTAGCTTCAGGATTATGTTTCTCTACATGTAATCTTCATTGAACAAGTTAAGATCTGTCATTTTAATATTGTTGTAGGTAATTTTCAAGagatttatttatattaattaaCTGACCATGTACACATGTTCGAAAAGAACTATATCATCAGTTAAACTAATGCAAACAGTCAAACATATCTATTATggggcctctgaatgtccacagcTATTTTACACCGATAGATATGTTTGATCTAGACTTTTGAGGGTTAAACCTACTGTATGAGATTAATAAAGGTCTTTATCAAAGTCATGCAATTTTTTCATGGTTACCTGtaataaattgaagaaaaagtttaACTTTTACTCCTGATTTGTAAGCATTGATAGCGCAACTTGCtaatttagtttaaatattttatCAGAGATATCCCTGATTATGTTTCAATAATGTGATGATAATACTGAAATAAATTTAATGAATTAAATGCATCCCTTTGCATATTTAACTGACTGTCCTCTGTTTCACAGGCTGTTCACAGGCGCATTACTCTTCAACGGCggtttttagcatcactgggaaAACTGACTTCAGCAGAGGAGGATTTCTTCTGTCAGTTGATCAACGGCCAACGTGCAGAGGTCAGCTGAACTGAACACACGTTATCTTAACTGTTCTTGTGCTGATACTGCACTTGTCACAGACATACATTTATGATTTCTTTATCCTTACAGGCTGCTGACAGACTCGCAGAATGTAAAAGTTATGAGTCGACCTGGATCAATGCCATCAACTTGTCCAAAATGGCAGCAGAGACAGCTTATATTTCAGGTGTGTAAAATGTGTGACTGAATATGTGATAAGTAATATGATGAACTGAATCTGACATGTGTTATTACTTAGGATTCAAGTGGATTGTCTGAGCCCTAATATAGCCCCTAGTTGCACcgttgtccataaagttgaaataaaatatttttacctcttcacatgaaattattgtgacaatgtgattttatAGATAGAGTGCAATTGGGACTCAATATGTAATTATTGTGTCTGGTCAATATTAATTATTGATATGTATACATGCgaagaaaaagaggaatgtgtctgaaaactaaattattccagctttatgggcaacaatgtgCTACAGATGTATGATGATAGGTTAGTAAAGGTTATGTTTAAATAATGTTTACAATAGGTTTAACAGGCAGCTGTATCGTCTTCAGATTCTCCAAAGTTACGCCTGAACTTTAGGTTATGGAAACACTTAAAATTCAGCAACTTGACAACATGTGTCTTTGTATTTGTGTTTCCAGGAGCTGAACAGGCATCTGTCACAATAAGGACAAACATTCAGCTGGCTCAGTCACAGGTGGAGGAGGCACGGAAACTGTCAGCAGATGCAGATAAGAAGTTGGCAGAGACTAAAGTAGAGGAAATCCAAAGGATGGCAGAATACACAGCCTTCCTGGGAGATAGTGAGGAACACGAAGTGCATGAAGCCTATCTCCGTGAAGActaagaaaatacacacatgttGAAACATCTCTGAGAGTAGAATGATGTGTAGTCATCCACAGCTGTTAGGATCAGTTTTTGTCatatgtttatatttaaaaacacaaaaaggtgcCAGCAGTAATCATTTTTAAATGCTATTATTTATTTGATTAATTATTGTCAATGAGCCTCTGGAAATTAATGTGGGAACACTgttgtagtttgtaaatgtaaatgtatttatataatatataactaACTGTATAACAAACTTACTTTAACTATTATGTGAATTGTTGTTTTGTTTCACTGTTCAAATAACtacaaataaaatgaactgaTGTTTGAGTAAATAAATGTGTTTCGTTTCAATGTGTACATCTTGATTGGTGATACTTCTGTTGTTTTAAACtgaagacagaacagaaaaacCTCATCTCCCACAAAAGGCCCAAACTTTGCAATAGCTGCTCCCTGTCTTCAAGTCTGTTGTTCTAAACAATCTAGAGAGTAGAGAGGAGCTCAAACCAGAAGGCACATTATTTCatatattaattatttttattgttttacatgATACCAACAAACATTACAGGGGTAAAACTGACCTTCAGGTATTGCTTGGAGGACTCAGTGTCccctatcatcatcatcatcatcatcatcatcatcatctcctaCGTATTGAGAAAATGTCccacattttgatttttgaaggGAATACATGACTTTAAGTAGATCACAGTTGGTAACACAGTTGATAACTTCTAATGTTTAAAATTACTGCATCAAATGACTGCGTTTTCTGTGCAAAATAATTATTTTGATTTGTTGTTTAGTATTTTTATGATAATAATAGCCAAAGACACTTTTCAATGCATGAAGAAATGTTTCATCTCTGAGTCCATAAACTAAAGGACTCAGACATCTTGGAAAAAGACTAAAGATTATGTAGTTAACATATCTGAGTTGTTGGAATAGTCTGCCATCAATGTGAAGGACAGCCTTTTCTATAATAGGAAACCACAGCTGGATGAGACAGAGGAGTATCTGGAAAGCATGAAGAACCACTGTTCTGACGCCTTTACCAGTTGACTTTTTATTCTCTCCTGATGCAGCTTTGGCCACTTTCATTATTTTAACATAGCAGAATACAATGACAATACACAtgattaaaaagtaaaactgacTTATAGCTGACCTAAGATGCTCGTGCCATCTTTGTAACATGAAAGTCTCCACAGAGCAAAAACCACATTTTCTGAAGAAACTGTCAGGAATGGATGCAAAAAAGGGAGAGAGAATAACAATACAGGGAAAAGAGCTGATGATGTGGATGAGGAGGATACAGTGCATAGTTCTGCGAGTGGAGCACAGCGCTCCGTGATGCAGGGGCATGCAATTGGCAACATAACGCTCCAGTGTCATGGCTGTCAGAGTCACTGGTGTAACGAAAAagtaaaaaagtgtaaatatagtGATAATGATGCATAACCACATTTGCATTGCAATTCTATAATAGATCATAATGAGCAGAGCATCGGATATTAATAACAGAAAACTGTCAGCCAGAAGTGTAAGAGCAAACAAGATATAACGTGCAGTTGTGTGAAAGCAGTCCTTTTTAAAAAAGGTTACGATGAGCAACAAGTTAatacaaataaagacaaacaccAATACCTGCACAATCATTGAATCATAAGTAATCTGCCGTATCAGGAACTGACAACCAACCAATGAGTTATTGTCTTCCATATGATTTCTTCTAcctacagaaaaagaaaatcccACATGAAAGCTTTTCTCAAAAGTTGTCTGTTGAAGTTCAGTCATTCACTAAACACTCCTTGCTGTGTCAGAGAGCTCTGTGCAACTTTCTGAGAGAGGGGTGTGTGTGAAAACTGTAAATATATGATGAGGACATCTGAGgataataacacaaacaaccttaCGCACCTCTGTATTGTCATTACCACTTCCTGGCAACAGCTGTTTTTCATGTGTAGTGATGGTTATTGGACCTATTTTGAATGTTCAGTCTCCAATGAATTGTATGATGTTAAATCTGTGCGTAGGACTGTGTGCTgacaaaaagttttgttaactatatatttcattcattcattcattcattcattttctgaactcgctttatcctcactagggtcatgggggtcgcttgaagcctatcccagctacataggggcgaaggaggggtacaccctggacaagtcgccagttcatcgcagggctgacttatagagacaatcactctcacattcacacctatgggcaatttagattaaccaattaacctattagtgcatgtctttggatggtgggaggaagccggagtacccggagagaacccacgcagacacggagagaacatgtaaactccacacagaaaggtcccaccccccgtcgattggtgttggaatcaaacccaggaccttcttgctgtgaggcacgagagctaaccactgcaccaccgtgtcacccatatatttatttatttaattttattttattgtatctgcATCGGTTTATTTAGCTGTGTAGAGAAACAAATTTGGGCAGGGAATAGTTTAATTGtcagaacaacaacaataaacactcTGCTGTACCTACATCTCCTAGCTAATCCACCTTTAAGTATATTAACTGCAAGATCTAGGTCTGCAGTTGATGATGACCTTGATGATGGTGCTGATGTAAATCAGGAATTGGTCTCTGAGTATCTTCAATGGCAGCCAACTGCTCCTAAAGTATACTATATGAAAATGCTAATTTTGAATGTTAACGCTAACGCTACAGACTGTGTGTTTATTAGgataggtaaaatgcagagactgaaaaaGCAAGTCAACCTTTAACcacgccttcacccataagtagctgggataggctccaagcaatccctgtgatcctagtgaggataaagcgagttcagaaaatgaatgacagaataaatgaatgaatgaatgaatgaatgaatgaatgaatgaacctttaACCCTGCTCAGCTGTGTGATACCATGTATTTT
Encoded proteins:
- the diabloa gene encoding diablo, IAP-binding mitochondrial protein a, translated to MQAIRCSVCASRAVGGLQRPTNKSIIRKEAACIRFLSSSETSILSNAQPEVQKMVEWAEAMHMSNASPSADRGFYTVPFAQLGGNLSQDSIIKRAASMVTDSSSTFLSQATSALIDALTDYSKAVHRRITLQRRFLASLGKLTSAEEDFFCQLINGQRAEAADRLAECKSYESTWINAINLSKMAAETAYISGAEQASVTIRTNIQLAQSQVEEARKLSADADKKLAETKVEEIQRMAEYTAFLGDSEEHEVHEAYLRED
- the LOC115431135 gene encoding odorant receptor 131-2-like gives rise to the protein MEDNNSLVGCQFLIRQITYDSMIVQVLVFVFICINLLLIVTFFKKDCFHTTARYILFALTLLADSFLLLISDALLIMIYYRIAMQMWLCIIITIFTLFYFFVTPVTLTAMTLERYVANCMPLHHGALCSTRRTMHCILLIHIISSFPCIVILSPFFASIPDSFFRKCGFCSVETFMLQRWHEHLRSAISQFYFLIMCIVIVFCYVKIMKVAKAASGENKKSTGKGVRTVVLHAFQILLCLIQLWFPIIEKAVLHIDGRLFQQLRYVNYIIFSLFPRCLSPLVYGLRDETFLHALKRDDDDDDDDDDDRGH